One Roseimicrobium gellanilyticum DNA window includes the following coding sequences:
- a CDS encoding nuclear transport factor 2 family protein has translation MISTEAQNIQLVRDYLAAVESNATGDALARFYTTDALQIELPNRLNPSGGHSDVPNLLKRAEQVPVILQSQEYEIHSIVSQGDRVAVEATWTAVLAVPIASLPAGGTMMAHFAIFFELRDGKIHRQRNYDCFEPW, from the coding sequence ATGATCAGTACCGAGGCCCAGAATATCCAATTGGTGCGGGACTACCTCGCTGCCGTCGAGAGCAACGCCACGGGAGACGCCCTGGCCCGCTTCTATACTACTGACGCCCTACAGATAGAACTTCCGAACCGGCTCAATCCGAGCGGAGGACACAGTGACGTTCCCAATCTCCTGAAGCGGGCCGAGCAAGTGCCGGTCATTCTTCAAAGCCAGGAATACGAAATCCACTCCATCGTCTCGCAAGGCGATCGCGTTGCCGTGGAGGCCACCTGGACGGCCGTGCTGGCAGTCCCAATTGCATCCCTGCCAGCAGGTGGCACCATGATGGCACACTTCGCCATCTTCTTTGAACTGCGTGACGGCAAGATACACCGGCAGAGAAACTACGATTGCTTTGAGCCTTGGTAG
- a CDS encoding bestrophin family protein → MHIGKSYRISEFIAWTKRDIYLLVVMGVVPVVLYQMADLKWLGIPWTVVALLGTATAFIVGFKNSQTYSRIWEARQVWGDILSSSRAWGVTSRDYLKSAEKAKELIYRHLAWLAAMRYQMREPRPWESSHKTNNIRYSRLYCIPEKETTLEAELAKYLSCEELKEVLLAQNKATYLMSTQGKALKELFAKEEMVVSQFIDMEKVLRDFFLLQGRSERIKDFPYPRQFATINRIFVKLFCLLLPFGLLREFDKLNESLTGIMKGNMVWLVVPFSVLLSWIYTSLEQVGDSTECPFEGSPNDVPISQMCRTAEIDLREMLGETELPPPLEPKNSIVL, encoded by the coding sequence ATGCACATCGGCAAATCTTACAGGATTTCGGAATTCATCGCCTGGACCAAGCGGGACATCTACCTTCTCGTCGTCATGGGAGTCGTGCCCGTGGTGCTCTATCAGATGGCGGACTTGAAGTGGCTGGGCATTCCCTGGACGGTGGTCGCGCTCCTCGGCACGGCCACGGCGTTCATTGTTGGTTTCAAGAACTCGCAAACCTACAGTCGCATTTGGGAGGCTCGCCAAGTTTGGGGAGATATCCTGAGCAGCAGCAGGGCTTGGGGAGTCACGAGCCGGGACTATCTGAAGAGCGCAGAGAAAGCCAAGGAACTCATCTACCGCCATCTCGCCTGGCTGGCGGCGATGCGCTATCAGATGCGAGAGCCCAGGCCTTGGGAATCGTCGCACAAGACGAACAACATCAGGTACTCCAGGTTGTACTGCATCCCTGAAAAGGAAACCACCTTGGAGGCCGAGCTGGCGAAGTATCTATCTTGTGAAGAGTTAAAAGAGGTTCTCCTGGCGCAAAACAAGGCGACTTATCTCATGAGCACACAGGGCAAGGCGCTCAAAGAACTTTTCGCCAAAGAAGAGATGGTGGTATCCCAGTTCATCGACATGGAAAAGGTCCTCCGGGATTTCTTCCTGCTGCAGGGTCGAAGCGAACGTATCAAGGACTTCCCCTACCCGCGGCAATTCGCCACCATCAATCGCATTTTCGTGAAGTTGTTCTGCCTGCTGCTGCCGTTCGGTCTCTTGAGGGAATTCGACAAGCTCAACGAGAGCCTCACTGGGATCATGAAAGGAAACATGGTCTGGCTGGTGGTTCCCTTCAGTGTGTTGCTCTCCTGGATATACACCTCACTGGAACAGGTGGGCGACAGCACCGAGTGCCCTTTTGAAGGAAGTCCGAATGACGTGCCCATTTCACAGATGTGCCGCACCGCAGAAATCGATTTGCGCGAGATGCTCGGAGAAACAGAACTGCCACCACCACTTGAGCCCAAGAACAGCATTGTTCTATAG
- a CDS encoding sulfatase family protein: MTFARLPILALVLAAGLPAVSPRPVAAAEAKPKQPNILFIFSDDHAYQAISAYKDPRQLVETPNIDRIAKEGMLFNRCMVPNSICGPSRAVVLTGKYNHINGFLNNSNSRFDNTQPTFVRDLHGAGYQTAIVGKWHLMTDPVGFDYWHILPGQGVYYNPPMIDNGKPVKHEGYVTDIITDLTLDWLKNRDKTKPFLMMCQHKAPHREWDPPIRHLGWNKGKPFAEPETLFDDYENRGQAVRDQDMTIEKTFTPKDAKLTAPPQLNAEQKAAWDAYYAPLNEEFQKQNPQGKDLIRWRYQRYMHDYLACVKAVDDGMGRVLKYLDEEGLSENTIVVYAADQGFYLGEHGWFDKRWIFEESLRTPLLVRWPGKVKAGSENKDIVSTVDFAETFLEAAGLPIPADMQGKSLVPILSGNTPSDWRKSFYYHYYEYPQPHHVRPHYGVVTDRYKLVHYYAPDVDYWELYDREKDPHELQSFYGNPDYEKVTADLKAEVQRLRTELKVPEKEEPWFYGGRKPGQPEPGKAGGGGGQGKKKKAQNAGTAQGS; the protein is encoded by the coding sequence ATGACCTTTGCACGTCTTCCCATCCTTGCCCTCGTGCTTGCCGCTGGCTTGCCTGCGGTATCGCCACGACCTGTGGCTGCCGCTGAAGCCAAGCCCAAACAGCCGAACATTCTGTTCATCTTTTCGGACGATCACGCCTACCAGGCCATCAGTGCCTACAAGGACCCACGTCAGCTTGTCGAGACGCCCAATATCGATCGCATCGCCAAGGAGGGCATGCTTTTTAACCGCTGCATGGTGCCCAATTCCATCTGTGGCCCCAGCCGCGCGGTGGTGCTCACGGGGAAGTACAACCACATCAACGGCTTCCTGAACAACAGCAACTCGCGTTTCGACAATACCCAACCCACTTTCGTGCGTGACCTGCATGGAGCCGGCTACCAGACGGCCATTGTGGGCAAGTGGCACCTCATGACGGACCCGGTCGGCTTTGACTACTGGCACATCCTTCCCGGCCAGGGCGTCTACTACAACCCACCGATGATCGACAATGGCAAGCCAGTGAAACACGAGGGGTATGTCACCGACATCATCACGGACCTCACGCTGGATTGGCTGAAGAATCGCGACAAGACCAAGCCCTTCCTCATGATGTGCCAGCACAAGGCTCCGCATCGCGAGTGGGATCCACCCATCAGACATCTCGGATGGAACAAGGGGAAGCCTTTCGCTGAGCCGGAAACGCTTTTCGATGACTATGAGAATCGTGGTCAAGCCGTGAGGGACCAGGACATGACTATCGAGAAAACATTCACGCCCAAGGATGCCAAGCTCACCGCGCCGCCGCAGCTCAATGCCGAGCAGAAGGCCGCTTGGGACGCCTACTACGCACCGCTTAACGAAGAATTCCAGAAGCAGAACCCACAGGGCAAGGATCTCATCCGTTGGCGCTACCAGCGCTACATGCATGACTACCTCGCCTGTGTGAAGGCGGTGGACGACGGCATGGGGCGCGTGCTGAAATACCTGGATGAGGAGGGCCTCTCAGAAAATACCATTGTAGTGTATGCGGCCGATCAAGGCTTCTACCTCGGAGAGCATGGCTGGTTCGACAAGCGTTGGATCTTCGAGGAGTCACTTCGGACACCGCTACTCGTTCGCTGGCCCGGAAAGGTGAAAGCGGGCAGTGAGAACAAGGACATTGTCTCCACCGTGGACTTCGCTGAGACGTTTCTGGAGGCGGCGGGCCTGCCCATTCCGGCAGACATGCAGGGGAAGAGTCTCGTGCCCATTCTCTCCGGCAATACGCCGTCCGATTGGCGGAAGAGTTTCTACTATCACTACTATGAGTACCCCCAGCCCCATCACGTGCGGCCCCACTACGGAGTGGTGACGGACCGCTACAAGCTGGTGCACTACTACGCGCCGGATGTGGACTACTGGGAGCTCTACGACCGTGAAAAAGACCCGCATGAACTGCAGAGCTTCTACGGGAACCCTGACTATGAAAAGGTGACTGCCGACTTGAAGGCTGAGGTGCAACGCCTCCGCACCGAGTTGAAGGTTCCAGAAAAGGAGGAGCCCTGGTTCTACGGCGGTCGCAAGCCAGGCCAGCCCGAACCTGGCAAGGCCGGTGGCGGCGGGGGACAAGGAAAGAAAAAGAAGGCTCAGAACGCCGGTACGGCGCAGGGCAGCTAA